The segment ccgttCTAAtgtaggcctaaaccaggactaaacctggcctaaaccaggactaaaccaggtctaaaccagaactaaaccaggtgtaaaccaggactgtactgggcctaaaccaggactaaacctggtcaaaACCTGTATTAAGCTAACTTTAAAACAAGTCTAGGACCCTGTGTCTGAGCATATTCAGACCATTTGActttcttctcaggacatgtgACTGGCTCTGAGCccagtgcatcatgggagatGCAGTCCAGACTGAGGGCCACGCCCTCTTGAAGGCGGTGTCGCAGGGGAAGCTGCGATTGGCCCGTCTGCTGCTGGAGGGCGGGGCCTACATTAATGAGGGAAACGAGCGTGGTGAGACGGCACTGAGCGCGGCGTGCATGTTTGGGGATGCTCATGTGCGTACTCGTATGGTGCGATACCTCCTGGAGCAGGGCGCTGACCCCAACATGGCTGACTCCAGTGGGCGCACCGCGCTTATGCACGCCGTGCACCAGCGTGCAGGCGTTCACGTGGTGTCACTGTTACTAAAGCATGGAGCTGACCCCAGTCTCAAGGACTACGCCGGCAACAGCGCCCTCACACGAGCCCTCGTGCACGCTCTCAGGGATGCGCACAAACCGGAccgggaccaggaccagagccaggaccaggaccaggatcataaccggaCTACAGCtccagacctggaccaggacCCAGAATCCTCCCCGTCTGAAGACCAGGATCAGGGAGGGGCTACCCTGCGCCTCCTACTGGATGCGTGTGAGCGGCGCGGACACGAAGTTTTGATCCTGACCTGCTGCAGCGATGGAGGACAACGCACCGTGAGACAGTATCATCATACGGCTCCAGAGAGACACCACATCAGACAGGCTGcaagagccacagagaggaacTACGAGAGGAATCACGAGGGGAACCACGAGAGGAACCTTGAGAGACACCACATAAGACACTTCTCCACAGCTCTGGAGAAGAACGAGAAGAACCCTCAGGAAAGGAACCAAGAGAGGTCTCACTTCAGACAGATAGTGATGCTCCCAGAGCCTCAGAGAGACTCGGACTTGGCTCAGAGCCTCAGTGTGAACGGCCTCCCCTCTGACCTCGCTCCCtctgaccccacccctcctAACCCCGCCACCTTGTTAGGGCCTACTCCTGAGCCCCTGTCCGCAGCCTCCCCCTCAGACGTGCATGTGGCAAGCGCGCATGGAGACGGCGTGTTCAGCTTTAGCGTGGCTCCGCCCAGGCCCCGCCCGCCCAGAGTCCGAGTTCTGAAGAGGCTGAATTCTGAGCCGTGGGGATTGAGCGTGCCCAGAGCGCCGGCTCCACCCCCCACACAGGTGAGCCTGATACGTGACACAAACTGAGCATGCTGAATAGTAAACTGCAGACTGGAGGCACAGCACcttaaaacacataaatgatTCTTCGCAAAAGTAAAACTAGTTAAGAATCAGGTTAGGTTTACGAACAGGGTTATGCTAATGATAAGGTTGAGCTACTGCCTTCTATCTAATTGATAGTCTGCCTACCATTATTgagttaaagaaaataaatgtatttaggtTACAGGATACACTGAAGTCTCATGTTTGGACAGCACAAAGTTATTTTCAGCCCAAAACCCAGTAAACAGCTAAGCCAGCACCATTTCTGCTTTATACATTGATTTTGTGGTAACAGTACATAAAACGTGACGCAATCCATGATACTGTGAGAAATCTGTGACTGACCTCAACACggccaaaaaataaatgtttgaaaaataaaagttactGATTGGCTGCAGGACGAGGTGGAGCTTCAGAAGCCGCCCTCATTGGCTGATTGTCCCCTGAGGAGACACAGCATTGAGGCGCACGACCCCGGCCTTGGCGAGCAGCTAACGGAGCGCCTAACGCTAGCTGACGAAACAACCCTGGAGCTAGAGACACAGGACTCAGACAGTGAGTACAGTGAGGTTGTGAAgctgaggagtgaagcagtttgaaTGGATGAACATGTGAGCTGTTTCTGGTTAAAGGAACTTTAAAAGTTCTTCAGTAGGGTGTCAAATCCATGAGACTCCACCCCCTCATGACACACCACACCCTCATTACactccactccctcctctcaGAGATCAAACATTCTTAAATGTTTGTTCAAAGACATGCATTATTGTAAAGGTGTTTTGttggattattttttttgtttttcagtttaaaatgaaatgtaagaGAATCTTTGAAAGACCAGATCAGTAATCCCTTCCTGGATTTCTGGTGACATGGTGCTGCCTTGACTCAGTGCAGGGAAGcattacatgtttgtttgtgttttatgtcgGTAGTAATGAAAATGGGACATGAGCGAAAGTACTTACagactacatttgtttttgcgtTGACTAAAAAGACATCAATCCAAATAATAAAGACTACATAAAAgagattaaaaacagaaaaaataaggtTTTAAGAACAATGATCAATGATGATGAATGGTTTGAACTCAAAAGAGGATGAGCGGGATCTCAGGGGAAGAAGGATGAAAGCGAGAGAAGGGATTAGCCTAAGGGTCAGGGAAGTGCTTAATACCAGAGAATcaaacaaactaacaaacttcaaatcaaatataggcACCGCATGTTGTGAACGAATATGGGAAGGCCAATGAGCTGAATCTTTTTATAACCTCTTTGAATGCCCATCAGGTCAATTAGAGCTGAATGCTGAATATGCTGCCCTCACAACACGTGACTCTGCGAAGCTAGACAGCTAGCGAACTTAATAAAGTACTTTGTACACAAGGCGTACTTTTCTTGTTTAATGAAGTCTTTAACAGCgtaactgaaacaaacacaaaaatgtacattacaaAATTGCACGtactatttgtttaaaatacacaaacacgcGATAAATTATACATAAGGCCGCTACAGGTAATGAACGAAACTTAAATTCtcatataaataaactaatacattcaaaacattcacaggtGCTTATGAACACAAATACTTACAAAGACGAAAATTTCCCCAGGCACGAACATATAAAGAGCACATTTAGCCAAAAACATTGCCTTCTTTTTCACAGGAGGAAAATTACGTCAAAGATCAATTGTGTAACAAGTGCTCACTCTGTAAACATCGCAATGATCATTTAAACTGCAGAGGTCTCACTCTGACAAGCTTcctttactttttaactttgtctaaaattaaatgaaatattcataatatatttatgaagttgttttaaacttttaacaTAACTTATTAACTTATCTTTTTAACCAAAAGACATGACACTGAATCTCAGAACATGCTTCTAGTTGACCAGGGGGGATCACCACGATCGTTAAAAGACTTAATAACAAAAAGACTGAGCAAGGTCCCCCTTATTCCAACTTTCAGCAAATACAGGAGAGATACCTGtgctctggaaaaaaaaaaaacatgatagcCCCGTACCAAAGACACCCTGTCCTAAGGAGAATAATGTTTCTGAGGGTGGAGGTAACAGGTCATTTAAGCATGTTATGGTGGGGTTTCTGAGGATGAATGTAGCTGATCATTTTAGTGGGTTATGGTGGGGTTTCTGAAGGTGGAGGTAGCAGATCATTTGAGCGGGTTATGGTGGGGTTTCTAAGGGTGGAGATAGCAGATCATTTGAGCAGGTTATTGTGGGGTTTCTGAAGATGGGGGTACCAGATCTGTTAAGCGTATTATGGTGGGATTTGTGAGGGTGGAGGTAGCAGATCATTTGAGCGTGTTATAGTAGGGTTTCTGAAGGTGACAGTAGCAGATCATTTGAGTGGGTTACGGGGGAGTTTCAAAGAGTGGAGGTAGCAGATAATTTGAGTGAGATATGTTGGGGTTTGTAAGGGTAGCAGCAGATCATATGAGCATGCTATGGTGGGTTTTTTGAAGGTGGATGTAGCAAATCATTTGAGCTGGTTATTGTTGAGTTTCTAAGGGTGGAGGTAGCAGATCATTTGAGTGGGTTATTGTGGGGTTTCGGAAGACGGGGGTAGCAGATCTTTTGAGCGTATTATAGTGGGATTTCTGAAGGTGGAGATAGCAGATCATTTGAGCGTGTTATGGTAGGGTTTCTGAAGGTGACAGTAGCAGATAATTTGAGTGGGTTATAGGGGAGTTTCTAAGGGTGGAGATAGCAGATCATTTGAGCGTGTTATGGTAGGGTTTCTGAAGGTGACAGTAGCAGATCATTTGAGTGGGTTATAGGGGAGTTTCTAAGGGTGAAGGTAGCAGATCATTTGAGTGTGTTATGGTGGGGTTTCAAAGAGTGGAGGTAGCAGATAATTTGAGTGAGATATGTTGGGGTTTGTAAGGGTGGAGGTAGCAGATCATATAAGCGGGTTATGGTGGGCTTTCTGCAAGTGGAGGTAGCACATCACTTGAGCAGGTTATGGTGGGGTTTCGGAAGGTGGAGGTAGCAAATCATTTTAGCAGATTATGGTGGGGTTTCTGAAGATGGAGGTAGCAGATCATCTGAGCAGGTTATGGTGGAGTTTCTGAAGGTGCAGGTAGCAGACCATTTGAGTGGGTTATGGTAAGGTCTCTGAAGGTGAAGGTAGCAGATCATTTGAGTGTGATATGGTGTGGTTACTAAGGGTGGAAATAGCAGTTCATTTAAGTTTCTTATGGTGGAGTTTCTAAGGGTGGAGGTAGCAGATTATTTGAGCATGTTATGGTGGAGTTTCTGAAGGCGTCAGTAGAAGATCATTTGAGTGTCTTATGGTGGGGTTTCTATGGGCGAAAGTTACAGATCATTTGAGTGTGTTATGGTGGGGTTTCTGAAGGTGGAGGTCGCAGATATTTTTAGCGTATTATGTTGGGGTTTCTGAGAGTGGAGGTAGTAGATCATTTGAGGTGATTATGGTGGTGCTTCTGAAGGTGGAGGTAGCACATTTTTTGAGCGTATCATGGTGGGGTTTCTGAGGGTGGAAATAGCAGATCATTTGAGCAAGTTATGGTGGGTTTTCTGAAGGTGGCAGTAGCAGATCATTTGAGTTTGTTATGGTGGGGTTTCTGAAGTCGGAGGTACCATACAATTTGAGTGgattatggtttggtttcataaGGTGGAGGTAGCAGATCATTTGAGTTTGTTATGGTGGGGCATCTGAAGGTGGAGGTAGCAGATCATTTGAGCGGGTTATGGTGGGGTTTCTGAAGATGGAGGTAGCAAATTATTTGAGCGGGTTATCATGGGGTTTCTGAAGGTTGAGGTAGCAGATCATTTGAGCGTGTTATGGTTTGGTTTGTAAGGGTCAATTTGGCTGACCATTTGAGCGGGTTATGGTGGACTTCCTGTTGGTGGAGGTAGCAGATCATTTGAACAGTTTATTTTGGGGTTTCTGAAGGTGGAGGTAGAATGTCATTTGAGCGTGTTGTGGTCACGTTTCTGAAAGGTGGAGGTAGCAGATTATTTGAGTGTGTGTCAAGAAAACTGTTCTCGACATGCTGTTTACCAAAAAGACTCAAGACAAGTGTTAGacttttttcttccctgatcaGAGGGGAGAAAAAGCACAGACGAAGAGCTTCGAGTTTTTTCCTCAGTGCTTCTCTGTCTTCCCCCTTTTTACAGCGGTCTTTTATTTGGACTAATGACAGATTCTCTAAACACATGACATACATTTCTTTAACACATGACACTTATTTAACACATCATTAAGACACATGATTTCAACACATGACTTAACTCAGCATTTTTAACAATAGCACTCTGTATCTTTCCACACAAACATCTCctgtttttcatttctgttaCACAAGCTTATTGTTTTCACCGCACTGTGTTGGTTTCGTATACAAGATATAAGCATAATTTTATTCACAGTGTGGTATGGTGGTGTTTCTAAGGGTGGAGGTAGGAGGTAATTTGAGCATGTTATGGTGGGGGTCTGAAGGTGCAGGTAGCAGATCATTAGAGCGGGTTATGGTTTTGTTTCTAAGCCTAAAGGTAGCAGATCATTTGAGCAGGTTATAGTGGGGTTTCTGAGGATGGAGGTAGCAGATCATTTGTGTGTGTTATGGTGGGGTTTCTAAGGGTGGAGGTAGCAGATCATTTTAGTGGGTTATGATGGGTTTTTTGAAGGTGGAGGTAGCAGATCATCTGAGCGGCTTATGATTTGGTTTCTAAGGGTAAAGGTATCAAATCATTTGAGCGGGTTATGGTATGGTTTCTAAAGGTGAAGATAGCAGATCATTTGAGCGGGTTATGATGGGGTTTCTGAAGGTGGAGGTAGCAGATCATTTGAGCAGGTCATGGTGGGGTTTCTGAAGGTGGAGGTAGAAGATCATTTGAGCTGGTTATGGTGGGGTTTCTGAAAGTGGAGGTAGCAGATCATTTGAGCTGTTTATGGTGGGGTTTCTGAAGGTGGAGGTAGCAGATCATTTGAGCGGGTTATGATGAGGAGGGTCATAAAATactcaccttgttcgactttgcCTAAAGTTTCTTTATGTGTAACATCATGTTCACCAGAAGAAGACtggcctcacacacacacacacacattgaggAACCCTACTGTCCAATCTCTCCCTCTTACTGTCCGCTCTTTCCTGTTACCGTCCGGTTCTCTCCTGTTACTGTCCGGTCTCTCTCCTGTTACGTCCACTTTCTCTACTGTTAACATCCAATCTCTTCCTGTTACCATCCAGTCTCTCTCCTGTTACCGTCCAATCTCCTCTCTGTTATCGtctagtctctctctccttgatTTTATGGCTTTATAGAAAACCACAAGTTGTTCTCTGGTAGTCAAGATGGATTTAGAGCCAAGAGATCCACATTACTTGAGTCTTAATCGATTTAATTGAGGAAATATTGAATGGAATTTGTAATTTGTAAGTAGGATTTTTATTGTTCTTCAAAGGCCATATGACACCATTGATCTTCATACTTTAATACATTGGAAAACTATGGCATTAGaggattggcaaaaaaaaaaaaaacaaaaaaaaaagttatggaGCTATTTGAGGGAAAGACGACAAATTGTACATATTGAGACAGAGTCTAGGGACATAACGGGGTACCTCAAGGTATTGGAGCCTACATTATTCATAATGTACATGActgaaatatgtaaaatataataacattatattatatgttACGAGGATGATTTGAAGCAGCCTTTGGCTCAagtgttctgatgctgctgttgtatatattttctacctataagtattgtttttttgtttgttttttttaagcatatctttttttttttactttgtgcatgcccttatctgtatttgtatttattcagtgtgttttatgttgcactttatcaccgaagtaagttcctagtttgtgaactgtgtccacagacgatggcaataaaagtcttctgattctgattctgaagtaACTTATATATGTAACTAtgaaaattaagtaaaaaaaagtaatgttaTTTGG is part of the Periophthalmus magnuspinnatus isolate fPerMag1 chromosome 16, fPerMag1.2.pri, whole genome shotgun sequence genome and harbors:
- the LOC117383401 gene encoding ankyrin repeat domain-containing protein 34A-like, with the translated sequence MGDAVQTEGHALLKAVSQGKLRLARLLLEGGAYINEGNERGETALSAACMFGDAHVRTRMVRYLLEQGADPNMADSSGRTALMHAVHQRAGVHVVSLLLKHGADPSLKDYAGNSALTRALDQGGATLRLLLDACERRGHEVLILTCCSDGGQRTVRQYHHTAPERHHIRQAARATERNYERNHEGNHERNLERHHIRHFSTALEKNEKNPQERNQERSHFRQIVMLPEPQRDSDLAQSLSVNGLPSDLAPSDPTPPNPATLLGPTPEPLSAASPSDVHVASAHGDGVFSFSVAPPRPRPPRVRVLKRLNSEPWGLSVPRAPAPPPTQDEVELQKPPSLADCPLRRHSIEAHDPGLGEQLTERLTLADETTLELETQDSDNGGPEDDTAQSFRRRFLPPPCVGSSENLSNTTSPLVARRGRQGAGLLERRGSGTLLLDHLSQPRPGFLPPLFNPQRPIPDIRSTNPAPCGSSPAPGSASKRELRKKLLRRHSMQPEQMKLLSVFQHVLSENEEK